From Macaca mulatta isolate MMU2019108-1 chromosome 3, T2T-MMU8v2.0, whole genome shotgun sequence, the proteins below share one genomic window:
- the TMEM60 gene encoding transmembrane protein 60 isoform X1, whose amino-acid sequence MRMSLAQRVLLTWLFTLLFLIMLVLKLDEKAPWNWFLIFIPVWIFDTILLVMLIVKMAGRCKSGFDPRHGSHNIKKKAWYLIAMLLKLAFCLALCAKLEQFTTMNLSYVFIPLWALLTGALTELGYNVFFVRD is encoded by the coding sequence ATGAGAATGTCCTTGGCTCAGAGAGTACTACTCACCTGGCTTTTCACATTACTCTTCTTGATCATGTTGGTGTTGAAACTGGATGAGAAGGCACCTTGGAACTGGTTCCTCATATTTATTCCAGTCTGGATATTTGATACTATCCTTCTTGTCATGCTGATTGTGAAAATGGCTGGGCGGTGTAAGTCTGGCTTTGACCCTCGACATGGATcacacaatattaaaaaaaaagcctGGTACCTCATTGCAATGTTACTTAAATTAGCCTTCTGCCTCGCACTCTGTGCTAAACTGGAACAGTTTACTACCATGAATCTATCCTATGTCTTCATTCCTTTATGGGCCTTGCTGACTGGGGCTTTAACAGAACTCGGATATAACGTCTTTTTTGTGAGAGACTGA